A single window of Microbispora hainanensis DNA harbors:
- a CDS encoding PRC-barrel domain-containing protein — protein sequence MITREQIPMVLGNPVRDLNGDKIGEVAQVLLDDATGRPKWLCVKTGLLHTRKTFVPPHKATLTAGHVEVPYDKERVKSAPDVRLEADGHLSAEQERALYRHYDMDWDAAWERANRPGSLTGWAASAGRRERERLGIGADGRRTYADGRRIYTDYAVTRVGDRYGVDDPALGSRDRLDADIPGTRPGEPLGPRSPETLPEQLFGAGDPSRTTSEWYATEDPAARALERFGTGDPLTNAGDRFVVYRDARDLDIRRRGIPGRDEPCL from the coding sequence GTGATCACTCGCGAGCAGATCCCCATGGTGCTCGGCAACCCGGTCCGCGACCTCAACGGCGACAAGATCGGCGAGGTCGCGCAGGTCTTGCTCGACGACGCGACCGGACGGCCGAAGTGGCTCTGCGTCAAGACCGGGCTTCTCCACACCAGGAAGACCTTCGTCCCGCCGCACAAGGCGACCCTGACGGCCGGCCATGTCGAGGTCCCGTACGACAAGGAGCGCGTCAAGAGCGCGCCCGACGTGCGCCTTGAGGCCGACGGCCACCTGTCCGCCGAGCAGGAGCGTGCGCTCTACCGCCACTACGACATGGACTGGGACGCCGCCTGGGAGCGCGCCAACAGGCCCGGCAGCCTCACCGGCTGGGCCGCCAGCGCCGGGCGACGTGAACGCGAACGGCTGGGGATCGGCGCGGACGGACGCCGGACCTACGCGGACGGACGCCGGATCTACACGGACTACGCCGTGACCCGCGTCGGGGATCGGTACGGCGTGGACGACCCGGCGCTCGGCTCCAGGGACCGGCTGGACGCCGACATCCCCGGCACGCGCCCGGGCGAGCCGCTGGGGCCGCGAAGCCCCGAGACGCTGCCCGAGCAGTTGTTCGGCGCGGGCGATCCCTCACGCACGACGAGCGAGTGGTATGCCACGGAGGACCCGGCGGCCCGGGCGCTGGAACGGTTCGGCACCGGCGATCCGCTGACGAACGCCGGCGACAGGTTCGTCGTCTACCGGGACGCCCGTGATCTGGACATCCGCCGCCGCGGCATCCCCGGCCGCGACGAGCCGTGCCTCTGA